Proteins encoded by one window of ANME-2 cluster archaeon:
- the purS gene encoding phosphoribosylformylglycinamidine synthase subunit PurS, translating into MQYHAEVTIGLKSGMLDPEASTIKRALEHLSFTTNSLQMQKRFIIDLDAPSIDEARARVNDMCMRLLANPVIHNYDIVIEE; encoded by the coding sequence ATGCAATACCACGCCGAAGTTACCATTGGACTTAAAAGCGGAATGTTAGACCCTGAAGCATCCACAATAAAAAGGGCACTCGAACATCTTAGTTTTACCACCAATTCCCTGCAGATGCAAAAACGGTTCATTATTGACCTTGATGCACCGTCCATAGATGAGGCCCGAGCCAGGGTGAATGATATGTGCATGCGCCTGCTGGCAAATCCTGTTATCCATAATTACGATATCGTTATCGAGGAATAA
- the purQ gene encoding phosphoribosylformylglycinamidine synthase I — protein sequence MKIAVLQFGGSNCDHDVHYVLSEVLGVDTDLVWYKDELEGYDGVVIPGGFSYGDYLRAGAIAARAPVMNTVRKMADKGLPVLGICNGFQILVESGLLPGALMTNRYPKFRCEWVNLRVENNTSPFTNSFKRGEVIRIPIAHMEGNYFADEHTLSELDSSKKVAFRYVDGTGNATDEANPNGSIENIAGIINEQGNVLGMMPHPERASELILGSEDGKKIFDSMVAYISSI from the coding sequence ATGAAAATTGCAGTCCTTCAGTTCGGCGGCAGTAACTGCGACCATGACGTGCACTACGTCCTCTCAGAAGTACTCGGTGTGGATACCGACCTGGTATGGTATAAGGATGAACTGGAAGGATATGATGGTGTAGTAATACCAGGCGGATTCTCCTATGGCGATTACCTGCGTGCGGGTGCCATAGCTGCCAGGGCGCCTGTTATGAATACCGTCAGGAAGATGGCGGATAAGGGACTGCCCGTACTGGGCATCTGCAACGGGTTCCAGATACTGGTGGAATCGGGACTGCTGCCCGGTGCGCTTATGACCAACCGCTACCCGAAGTTCAGGTGTGAGTGGGTCAATCTGAGAGTGGAGAATAATACATCCCCGTTCACCAATTCCTTCAAAAGGGGCGAGGTCATCAGGATACCCATTGCACACATGGAAGGGAATTATTTTGCAGACGAGCACACATTATCAGAACTCGATTCAAGCAAAAAAGTGGCATTCAGGTACGTGGACGGAACAGGTAATGCTACTGATGAAGCAAACCCTAACGGCTCCATTGAAAACATTGCAGGGATCATTAATGAGCAAGGTAATGTCCTCGGAATGATGCCACATCCTGAGCGGGCTTCAGAGCTGATCCTGGGTTCGGAAGATGGAAAAAAGATATTCGATTCAATGGTTGCTTACATTTCCTCGATCTGA
- the argS gene encoding arginine--tRNA ligase, giving the protein MFLQFKSQVSQALTSALESNGLEVTDLSFEESIHADIASSVAFRLAPVCRKSPKDIAEMLASSMELPENGLIDRVETAGPYLNFFASPAFLDRTVSAIRIQGLDYGRLTGRGKVILEHTSANPNGPLHVGHIRNSIIGDTLARILAKAGYEVETQYYINDMGRQIAIVSWALEHFDFDTSKKSDHAIADIYIKANRVLNDEPEKVAEIDELMQRIEQGDPDVAERFKHAVDLAMKGIKHTLERMNVHHDSFAWESTYVRNNDVSATIDRIKDTGRAVVDNGALMVDLTDYGFEKKLVIQRSDGTSLYTTRDLAYHLWKAGHCDRMIDVLGADHKLISGQLKAVLRALGEKEPEIVIFEFVSLPEGSMSTRRGKFISTDELLDQIDVQALIEVEKRRPDTGDDFKRNVAQFVGIGAVRYDVVKVSPEKSTVFDWREALDFEKQGAPFIQYSHARACSIMANAEEAGIDPAALEHDISVLVEDQEIELIKYLSRYSAVIDSAATDLKPHHLATYARELADSFNQFYRYVPVLTAEAPLRDSRLVLVDCARIVLAIVLDTLGIYAPKSM; this is encoded by the coding sequence ATGTTCCTACAATTCAAATCACAGGTTTCACAAGCCCTTACATCCGCTCTTGAATCAAACGGTCTCGAAGTGACAGACCTTAGCTTTGAAGAATCGATCCATGCCGACATTGCCTCATCGGTAGCATTCAGGCTGGCCCCGGTATGCAGGAAAAGCCCGAAGGACATAGCAGAAATGCTGGCATCCTCTATGGAACTTCCAGAAAACGGGCTCATTGACAGGGTGGAGACTGCAGGCCCGTACCTTAATTTCTTTGCCAGCCCCGCGTTCCTGGACCGCACCGTGTCTGCAATACGCATACAGGGGCTGGACTACGGCAGACTGACCGGGCGCGGCAAGGTTATTCTGGAACACACGTCTGCCAACCCTAACGGTCCCCTGCATGTGGGACATATCCGCAATTCCATTATCGGGGATACCCTTGCCCGCATTCTTGCAAAAGCAGGATATGAGGTGGAGACGCAGTATTATATCAATGACATGGGCAGGCAGATAGCTATTGTTTCGTGGGCCCTGGAACATTTTGATTTTGACACTTCAAAGAAATCAGACCATGCCATTGCTGACATCTATATCAAGGCGAACAGGGTATTGAACGATGAACCTGAGAAAGTAGCCGAAATAGATGAACTGATGCAGCGTATCGAGCAGGGTGACCCTGATGTGGCAGAGCGGTTCAAACATGCCGTAGACCTTGCCATGAAGGGCATTAAACATACCCTGGAGCGCATGAACGTCCACCATGATTCCTTTGCCTGGGAGTCAACCTATGTCCGCAATAATGATGTGAGTGCCACAATTGACCGTATTAAGGATACAGGCAGGGCTGTTGTTGATAACGGTGCCCTGATGGTCGACCTCACCGATTATGGCTTTGAGAAGAAACTGGTCATCCAGCGCAGCGACGGCACATCCCTTTACACTACAAGGGACCTGGCATACCATCTGTGGAAAGCCGGACACTGTGACAGGATGATAGATGTGCTGGGGGCAGACCACAAACTGATATCAGGTCAGTTGAAAGCCGTGTTGAGGGCATTGGGCGAGAAAGAACCTGAGATTGTGATATTTGAGTTCGTCTCCCTGCCCGAAGGTAGCATGAGTACCAGGCGGGGCAAGTTTATCAGTACCGACGAACTGCTTGACCAGATAGATGTACAGGCATTGATAGAAGTGGAGAAGCGGCGACCGGATACGGGAGATGATTTCAAGCGGAATGTGGCTCAATTCGTGGGGATAGGCGCTGTCAGGTACGATGTAGTCAAGGTATCACCTGAAAAATCCACGGTCTTTGACTGGCGGGAAGCGCTGGATTTTGAAAAACAGGGCGCTCCGTTCATCCAGTATAGTCATGCCAGGGCGTGCAGTATCATGGCCAATGCAGAAGAAGCAGGAATAGACCCGGCTGCCCTTGAACATGACATATCAGTGCTGGTGGAAGACCAGGAAATCGAACTGATAAAATACCTGTCCAGGTACTCTGCTGTCATTGATTCGGCAGCTACGGACCTGAAACCACACCATCTAGCTACCTATGCCCGGGAACTGGCCGACTCCTTCAACCAGTTCTACAGGTACGTTCCTGTGCTGACCGCCGAAGCGCCACTCAGGGACTCGAGACTGGTGCTGGTAGACTGTGCAAGGATTGTACTTGCTATTGTACTGGACACGCTGGGCATATATGCACCAAAGAGCATGTAA